The Xanthomonas fragariae genome has a segment encoding these proteins:
- a CDS encoding HD-GYP domain-containing protein, giving the protein MLKTIDSGQLRPGMYVYKLLGAWVHHPFWKTSFLVDSDDVDKIHGSRIEQLVIDTARGLDVEAAPAAAAQAEPVAASPPLPSATEPSAPEPPEPAGKARTARTNSVTAQVGIEAEVVRARRIFEDGRDTVEAMFRDVRLGRTVDTEAAMPLVEAINDSVLRHPQALISVARLKTADDYTYLHSMAVAGLMSGLARQLGLPEAQVVEAAMGGLLHDMGKAVTPLEILNKPGKLTDEEMEVMRQHPLDGHRLLVAGGVQSAVVLEIALHHHEKIDGSGYPNRLVGENISLMSRMGAVCDVYDAISSDRPYKRGWDPAESLKRMASWQGHFDPAVFQAFVRRLGIYPVGSLVRLESQKLAVVIEQSPDSLLKPRVRVFYSAKLRSHVLVQDIDLSRPDCQDRIAQMESPTDWGFRDLEKLWLA; this is encoded by the coding sequence ATGCTCAAAACCATCGACTCAGGTCAACTGCGCCCCGGCATGTATGTCTACAAGCTGCTGGGCGCGTGGGTGCACCATCCGTTCTGGAAGACCTCGTTTCTGGTCGACTCCGACGATGTGGACAAGATCCATGGTAGTCGCATCGAGCAACTGGTGATCGATACCGCGCGTGGGTTGGATGTGGAAGCGGCGCCTGCGGCCGCTGCGCAAGCCGAGCCGGTTGCCGCGAGCCCGCCGCTGCCGTCTGCAACCGAGCCATCCGCTCCCGAACCGCCGGAGCCTGCCGGCAAGGCGCGCACCGCGCGAACGAACAGCGTCACTGCACAGGTCGGTATCGAGGCCGAGGTGGTGCGCGCGCGGCGTATTTTCGAAGACGGCCGCGACACGGTCGAGGCGATGTTTCGCGATGTACGGCTTGGTCGCACGGTCGACACCGAGGCGGCGATGCCGTTGGTGGAAGCCATCAACGATTCGGTGCTGCGGCATCCGCAAGCCTTGATCAGCGTGGCGCGTCTCAAAACCGCCGACGATTATACCTATCTGCATTCAATGGCCGTGGCAGGCTTGATGAGCGGGTTGGCACGCCAACTCGGTCTGCCCGAGGCGCAGGTGGTGGAAGCGGCGATGGGCGGCCTGTTGCACGACATGGGCAAGGCGGTGACGCCACTGGAAATTCTCAACAAGCCGGGTAAGCTCACCGACGAAGAAATGGAGGTCATGCGCCAGCACCCGCTGGATGGCCACCGTTTGCTGGTGGCCGGCGGCGTGCAGAGCGCGGTGGTGCTGGAGATCGCGCTGCATCATCACGAAAAGATCGACGGCAGCGGTTATCCGAATCGATTGGTGGGCGAGAATATCTCGCTGATGTCGCGAATGGGCGCGGTGTGCGATGTGTACGACGCCATCAGCTCGGACCGTCCTTACAAACGCGGCTGGGATCCGGCCGAATCGCTCAAGCGCATGGCGTCGTGGCAGGGGCATTTCGACCCGGCTGTATTTCAGGCGTTCGTGCGTCGACTCGGCATTTATCCGGTCGGCTCATTGGTGCGGCTGGAATCGCAGAAGCTGGCGGTGGTGATCGAGCAGTCGCCCGATTCGCTGCTCAAGCCGAGGGTGCGCGTGTTCTATTCGGCCAAGCTGCGCAGCCACGTGTTGGTGCAGGACATCGACCTCTCGCGGCCGGATTGCCAGGACCGCATCGCGCAGATGGAAAGCCCGACCGACTGGGGCTTCCGCGATCTTGAGAAACTCTGGCTGGCGTAG
- a CDS encoding PA4780 family RIO1-like protein kinase, whose amino-acid sequence MKTPKGLQPLIDDGIIDEVLRPLKSGKEASVYVVSTGADILCAKVYKDMAQRSFQARVQYQEGRKVRGSRQARAMGKATKFGRREAETAWKNTEAEVLYQLMDASVHVPKPRGYFHGVLLMDLVTDEAGHSAPRLGEVDLEPEQARLFHTSLIGDVVKMLSLGLVHGDLSEYNVLVSPDGPVLIDFPQVVSAAGNNAARDMLLRDVHNLRDCLGRFAPELLETYYGEEMWALFEKGELRPDSVLTGRFKFDTRRVDVRAIRASIEDARQENLIRQQGRAAAAEDED is encoded by the coding sequence ATGAAAACCCCCAAGGGCCTGCAGCCGCTGATCGACGACGGCATTATCGACGAGGTGTTGCGACCACTGAAGAGCGGTAAGGAAGCCTCCGTCTATGTGGTCAGCACAGGCGCCGACATCCTGTGCGCCAAGGTCTACAAAGACATGGCGCAGCGCAGCTTCCAGGCGCGCGTGCAGTACCAGGAAGGCCGCAAGGTGCGTGGTAGCCGTCAGGCACGTGCGATGGGCAAGGCCACCAAGTTCGGCCGGCGCGAAGCCGAAACCGCGTGGAAGAACACCGAAGCCGAGGTGCTCTATCAATTGATGGACGCCAGCGTGCACGTGCCCAAGCCGCGCGGTTATTTCCACGGCGTGCTGCTGATGGATCTGGTCACCGACGAAGCCGGCCACAGCGCACCGCGGCTGGGTGAAGTGGACCTGGAACCGGAGCAGGCGCGCCTCTTCCACACCAGCCTGATCGGCGACGTGGTCAAGATGCTGTCGCTTGGTCTTGTACATGGCGATCTGTCCGAATACAACGTGCTGGTCTCGCCCGATGGCCCGGTGTTGATCGACTTTCCGCAGGTGGTCAGCGCTGCCGGCAACAACGCCGCGCGCGACATGCTGCTGCGCGACGTGCACAACCTGCGCGACTGCCTCGGCCGCTTTGCCCCCGAGTTGCTGGAAACCTATTACGGCGAAGAGATGTGGGCGCTGTTCGAAAAGGGCGAACTGCGCCCGGACAGCGTGCTGACCGGGCGTTTCAAGTTCGACACCCGCCGCGTCGATGTGCGCGCCATCCGTGCTTCGATCGAAGATGCACGCCAGGAAAATCTTATCCGTCAGCAAGGCCGCGCAGCGGCCGCGGAGGACGAAGACTAG
- a CDS encoding pyridoxal-phosphate dependent enzyme, with amino-acid sequence MIDPVSVTHSDVLQAAARIAPHCAPTPLLTSHSLDALSGAQLIFKAEHLQRSGAFKFRGACNAVWSLPTELAARGVVTHSSGNHGAALALAARSRGIGCHVVVPKGAVAAKLANISRHGPTLWRCAPTIAAREQLCAEVQASSSVAIVHPYTDPAVIAGQGTATLELLHQSGGLDVLVAPVGGGGLAVGAALALQCMPGCELVLAEPSGAADTARSLAAGERLVDFVPDTICDGLRGTFGAPNFALLQAAGAQVITVDDAAVVSAMRLIWQILKQVVEPSSAITLAAVLADPARFAGRRVGLILSGGNVDLDALPWAAA; translated from the coding sequence ATGATCGACCCGGTCTCTGTTACGCATTCCGACGTCCTGCAAGCCGCTGCGCGCATTGCGCCGCACTGCGCGCCGACACCGTTGCTGACCTCCCACAGCCTGGATGCACTCAGCGGTGCGCAGTTGATCTTCAAGGCAGAGCATCTGCAGCGCAGCGGTGCCTTCAAGTTCCGCGGCGCCTGCAACGCGGTATGGTCGTTGCCAACCGAGCTCGCTGCACGCGGCGTAGTCACGCATTCATCGGGCAACCACGGCGCCGCGCTGGCGCTCGCCGCGCGCAGCCGTGGCATCGGTTGCCATGTGGTGGTACCCAAGGGTGCGGTGGCGGCCAAATTGGCCAATATCTCCCGGCACGGCCCCACGCTGTGGCGGTGCGCCCCGACCATCGCCGCGCGCGAGCAGCTGTGCGCCGAGGTTCAGGCCAGCAGCAGCGTGGCGATAGTGCATCCATACACCGACCCTGCAGTCATCGCAGGGCAGGGCACTGCCACATTGGAGCTGCTGCATCAGAGCGGCGGACTCGACGTCCTGGTGGCACCGGTCGGCGGCGGTGGGCTGGCGGTCGGTGCGGCGCTGGCGCTGCAGTGCATGCCTGGTTGCGAACTGGTGCTGGCCGAGCCGAGCGGTGCGGCCGATACCGCGCGGTCGTTGGCGGCCGGCGAGCGGCTGGTCGACTTCGTGCCGGACACCATCTGCGACGGTCTGCGCGGCACTTTTGGTGCGCCGAACTTCGCGCTGCTGCAGGCTGCCGGTGCACAGGTCATTACGGTGGACGATGCCGCGGTGGTGTCGGCCATGCGGCTGATCTGGCAGATTCTCAAACAGGTGGTGGAGCCGTCGTCGGCGATTACTCTGGCTGCGGTGCTGGCTGACCCGGCGCGTTTCGCCGGGCGCCGGGTCGGACTGATCCTGTCCGGGGGCAACGTCGATCTGGACGCGCTGCCGTGGGCCGCGGCGTGA
- the glpK gene encoding glycerol kinase GlpK — translation MEKQYVLAIDQGTTSSRAMLFDRRGRVAGVAQREFGQIFPQPSWVEHNPREIMTSVYTTITELLNNAQIDARSIAGIGITNQRETAVVWDKATGQPIYNAIVWQSRQTNDICTQLKAAGHEQMVRDKTGLLIDAYFSGTKVKWILDHVEGARERARRGELAFGTIDSWLIWNLTGSKVHVTDYTNASRTMMYNIHTLEWDADLLEMLDVPPQMLPEVRSSSEVYGMTQTQYFYGQQVPIAGIAGDQQAALFGQACFEPGMAKNTYGTGCFMLMNTGDKAVASTTGLLTTIAWGIDGKVEYALEGAIFVAGSVVQWLRDGLRMLGKASDSQAYAERAGDNDGVYIVPAFVGLGAPYWRSDIRGAVFGLTRGTSKEHFIRAAVESMAYQTRDVLTAMQLDSGIELKELRADGGAIANDFLAQFQSDILNVPVLRPEVAETTALGAAYLAGLATGFWSSREEIAKQWAVDRRFAPDMAEDKRKQLYGGWQQAVEATMGFRIS, via the coding sequence ATGGAAAAGCAGTACGTCCTTGCGATCGATCAAGGCACCACCAGCTCACGCGCGATGTTGTTCGATCGCCGGGGCAGGGTGGCCGGTGTGGCGCAGCGTGAATTCGGCCAGATCTTTCCGCAGCCGAGTTGGGTGGAACACAACCCGCGCGAGATCATGACCAGCGTCTACACCACGATTACCGAGCTGCTCAACAACGCGCAGATCGATGCGCGTTCGATTGCCGGTATCGGCATCACCAATCAGCGTGAAACCGCAGTGGTGTGGGACAAGGCGACAGGCCAGCCGATCTACAACGCCATCGTGTGGCAATCGCGGCAGACCAATGACATCTGTACCCAGCTGAAAGCGGCCGGGCATGAGCAGATGGTGCGCGACAAGACCGGTCTGCTGATCGATGCGTATTTCTCCGGCACCAAGGTTAAGTGGATCCTCGATCATGTGGAAGGCGCGCGCGAGCGTGCGCGCAGGGGCGAGCTGGCGTTCGGCACCATTGACAGTTGGCTGATCTGGAACCTCACCGGCAGCAAGGTGCACGTCACCGATTACACCAACGCCTCGCGCACCATGATGTACAACATCCACACACTGGAATGGGACGCGGACCTGCTGGAGATGCTCGACGTGCCCCCGCAGATGCTGCCCGAAGTGCGCTCGTCCAGCGAGGTCTATGGCATGACCCAGACCCAGTATTTCTATGGCCAACAGGTGCCGATTGCAGGCATCGCTGGCGACCAGCAGGCTGCGCTGTTCGGCCAGGCCTGCTTCGAACCGGGCATGGCCAAGAACACTTATGGCACCGGCTGTTTCATGCTGATGAATACCGGCGACAAAGCGGTGGCCTCCACGACCGGTTTGTTGACCACCATCGCGTGGGGCATCGACGGCAAGGTCGAATACGCATTGGAAGGCGCAATTTTCGTGGCCGGCTCGGTGGTGCAGTGGTTGCGCGATGGTTTGCGCATGCTGGGCAAGGCCAGCGACTCACAAGCGTATGCCGAACGCGCCGGCGACAACGACGGCGTGTATATCGTGCCGGCCTTCGTCGGACTGGGCGCGCCGTACTGGCGTAGCGATATTCGTGGCGCGGTGTTCGGGCTGACGCGTGGCACCAGCAAGGAACACTTCATCCGGGCGGCTGTCGAATCCATGGCGTATCAGACCCGCGACGTGCTCACCGCGATGCAACTGGATTCGGGCATCGAATTGAAGGAGCTACGCGCCGACGGTGGCGCAATCGCCAACGATTTCTTGGCCCAGTTCCAGAGCGACATTCTCAATGTACCGGTGCTACGCCCGGAAGTGGCCGAAACCACCGCACTTGGTGCAGCGTATCTTGCAGGACTTGCGACCGGGTTTTGGAGCAGCCGCGAAGAGATCGCCAAGCAGTGGGCGGTGGATCGCCGCTTCGCGCCGGATATGGCCGAGGACAAGCGCAAACAGCTCTATGGCGGTTGGCAGCAGGCGGTGGAAGCGACGATGGGCTTCCGTATCAGTTGA
- a CDS encoding MIP/aquaporin family protein, with protein MSRQLVGELISEAVAIFIIIALGDSVAAMYVLYDPSPYQNAYWGVCIAWGLSVTLAIYVTGAVSGTHANPAVTLALALFRDFSWKKVLPYWVAQVVGAFLGAAIVYQLYGPVIDHYNQVHQLTRQSGGAAGMFFTAPGLAVTPMHALIDQIVITAFLIFGVFAITEQFNEAAPTANSGALMIGLLVATLGASMGYLEAWAMNPARDFGPRLFAYFAGWGEAALPAKDNYWWIPIVGPLIGGPIGALAYQWLILPFLPARVRHLQGGTRPLDPP; from the coding sequence ATGAGCCGCCAATTGGTGGGTGAGTTGATCTCCGAAGCAGTGGCGATATTCATCATCATCGCACTCGGCGATTCGGTCGCCGCGATGTACGTCCTCTACGACCCCAGCCCGTACCAGAATGCTTATTGGGGCGTATGCATTGCCTGGGGTTTGTCGGTGACGCTGGCGATTTATGTCACCGGCGCGGTCTCCGGCACGCATGCCAATCCCGCGGTGACGCTGGCGCTGGCGTTGTTCCGCGATTTTTCATGGAAGAAAGTGCTGCCCTACTGGGTCGCCCAAGTCGTCGGCGCCTTCCTGGGCGCGGCGATCGTCTATCAGCTGTACGGGCCGGTGATCGACCACTACAACCAAGTACATCAGCTCACCCGCCAATCCGGTGGCGCAGCTGGGATGTTCTTTACCGCACCCGGCCTTGCAGTCACGCCGATGCATGCACTGATCGACCAGATCGTCATCACGGCGTTCCTGATCTTCGGCGTCTTTGCCATCACCGAACAGTTCAACGAGGCGGCGCCGACCGCCAATTCTGGCGCGCTGATGATCGGCTTGCTGGTAGCAACGTTGGGCGCGTCGATGGGGTATCTCGAAGCCTGGGCGATGAACCCGGCGCGCGACTTCGGGCCACGGTTGTTCGCCTACTTCGCTGGTTGGGGCGAAGCCGCCTTGCCGGCAAAGGACAATTACTGGTGGATTCCGATCGTCGGCCCGCTGATCGGCGGCCCTATCGGTGCGCTGGCTTACCAATGGCTGATTCTGCCGTTTTTGCCGGCGCGCGTGCGCCATCTGCAGGGCGGTACGCGGCCGCTCGATCCGCCGTGA
- the mnmG gene encoding tRNA uridine-5-carboxymethylaminomethyl(34) synthesis enzyme MnmG codes for MSDSFYRYDVIVIGGGHAGTEAALASARTGARTLLLTHNIETVGAMSCNPAIGGIGKGHLVKEIDALGGAMARAADLAGIQWRTLNASKGPAVRATRCQADRNLYRNAIRCVVEAQPNLNVFQAAVDDLIIHNAAEGDSVRGVMTQTGLRFEATSVVLTAGTFLAGKIHVGQTQYAAGRMGDPPATTLAARLRERAFAIDRLKTGTPPRIDGRTLHYSVMHEQPGDDPLPVMSFMGQRSDHPRQVSCWITHTTEQTHAIIRSALHRSPLYSGQIEGIGPRYCPSIEDKVVRFADKTSHQIFVEPEGLEVTEIYPNGISTSLPFDVQLALVRSIHGFAQAHITRPGYAIEYDFFDPRGLKASLETKAVGGLFFAGQINGTTGYEEAAAQGLLAGLNAARRVQALPAWSPRRDQAYLGVLVDDLITHGTTEPYRMFTSRAEYRLQLREDNADARLTGVARAMGLVDDARWARFSAKQEAVQRESARLSALWATPGNALGREVAETLGVEVSRETNVLDLIKRPELNYAALMQVPTLGPGVEDAQVAEQVEIGTKYAGYLERQRDDIARQQRHETTPIPDGFNYASVRGLSIEVQQKLERVRPQSIGQAQRIPGMTPAAMSLLLVHLERARRSQVA; via the coding sequence ATGTCCGACTCTTTTTATCGCTACGACGTCATCGTGATCGGCGGCGGCCATGCCGGCACCGAGGCCGCGCTGGCTTCCGCGCGCACTGGCGCCCGCACCTTGCTGCTGACCCATAACATCGAGACGGTGGGCGCGATGAGCTGCAACCCAGCCATCGGCGGGATCGGCAAGGGGCATCTGGTCAAGGAAATCGACGCGCTGGGCGGAGCGATGGCACGCGCGGCTGATCTGGCCGGCATTCAATGGCGCACGCTCAATGCCTCCAAGGGTCCGGCGGTGCGGGCCACGCGCTGCCAGGCCGACCGCAATCTGTACCGGAATGCGATCCGCTGCGTTGTCGAGGCGCAGCCCAACCTGAACGTGTTCCAGGCGGCGGTGGACGACCTGATCATCCACAACGCGGCCGAGGGCGACAGCGTTCGTGGCGTGATGACCCAAACCGGGCTGCGCTTCGAAGCGACCTCGGTGGTGCTGACCGCCGGTACCTTTCTGGCCGGCAAGATCCATGTCGGCCAGACCCAATATGCAGCCGGGCGCATGGGTGACCCGCCAGCCACCACGCTGGCCGCGCGCCTGCGCGAGCGGGCATTTGCGATCGACCGGCTCAAGACCGGCACGCCGCCGCGTATCGACGGGCGCACGCTCCACTACAGCGTCATGCACGAACAACCGGGCGACGACCCGTTGCCGGTGATGTCGTTCATGGGCCAACGTAGCGACCACCCGCGTCAGGTCAGCTGCTGGATCACCCACACCACCGAGCAGACCCACGCCATCATCCGCAGCGCACTGCATCGCTCGCCGCTGTACTCGGGGCAGATCGAAGGCATCGGCCCGCGCTATTGCCCGTCGATCGAAGACAAGGTGGTGCGCTTTGCCGACAAGACCAGCCACCAGATCTTCGTCGAGCCCGAAGGCCTGGAGGTGACCGAGATCTATCCCAACGGCATCTCCACCTCGCTGCCGTTCGATGTGCAACTGGCATTGGTGCGCTCGATCCACGGATTTGCGCAGGCGCATATCACCCGCCCCGGCTACGCGATCGAATACGATTTCTTCGATCCGCGCGGGCTCAAGGCCTCGCTGGAAACCAAGGCGGTGGGCGGGCTGTTCTTCGCCGGGCAGATCAACGGCACCACCGGTTACGAGGAAGCCGCCGCACAGGGATTGCTGGCCGGCCTCAACGCGGCCCGTCGTGTGCAGGCGTTGCCGGCATGGTCGCCGCGTCGCGACCAAGCCTATCTGGGCGTGCTGGTGGACGATCTGATCACCCACGGCACCACAGAGCCATATCGCATGTTCACCAGCCGCGCCGAGTACCGGTTGCAACTGCGCGAGGACAATGCCGATGCACGTCTGACCGGCGTGGCGCGCGCGATGGGTCTGGTCGACGATGCACGCTGGGCGCGGTTTTCGGCCAAGCAGGAAGCCGTACAGCGCGAAAGCGCGCGTTTGTCGGCGCTATGGGCGACACCAGGCAATGCCTTGGGGCGCGAAGTGGCCGAGACGCTGGGCGTGGAGGTCAGCCGCGAAACCAACGTGCTGGATCTCATCAAACGCCCGGAGCTGAACTACGCGGCATTGATGCAGGTTCCGACGCTGGGGCCGGGCGTGGAAGACGCACAGGTGGCAGAGCAGGTCGAAATCGGTACCAAATACGCCGGTTATCTGGAGCGTCAGCGCGACGATATCGCTCGTCAGCAACGGCATGAAACCACACCGATTCCCGATGGTTTCAATTATGCCAGCGTGCGCGGCCTGTCGATCGAAGTGCAGCAGAAACTTGAACGCGTGCGCCCACAAAGCATCGGCCAGGCGCAGCGCATTCCGGGCATGACGCCAGCGGCGATGTCGCTGCTGCTGGTGCATCTGGAGCGCGCGCGGCGCAGTCAGGTGGCGTAA
- a CDS encoding DeoR/GlpR family DNA-binding transcription regulator has product MRDHLRMESTHYKTVPALALNPRQEQLVALVRQQGFADVEGLATRFEVTPQTIRRDLTLLCDAGVLRRYHGGVSMPSSVENLAYTARKTLQPREKQLIAAHLARFIPDDASLFINLGTTNEEVARALLQHRGLRVITNNLNVAVMLSANPSFEVIVAGGVVRGRDQGVTGEATVELIRQFKVDFGVIGISGIDLDGALLDFDYQEVRVAQAIIEHSRQVLLAADHSKFGRNAMVRLGAIAQIHDWFTDRPPPQELAAILAEAGTRVHLADAGGVG; this is encoded by the coding sequence ATGCGCGATCATCTGCGCATGGAGTCGACTCACTACAAGACTGTCCCGGCGCTGGCGTTGAACCCGCGCCAGGAGCAATTGGTGGCATTGGTACGACAGCAGGGCTTTGCCGACGTGGAGGGCCTAGCGACGCGCTTTGAGGTCACGCCGCAGACCATCCGTCGCGATCTGACCTTGCTGTGCGATGCCGGCGTGCTGCGCCGTTACCACGGCGGCGTCAGCATGCCCTCGAGCGTGGAAAACCTAGCCTATACCGCACGCAAAACGCTACAGCCGCGCGAGAAGCAGCTCATCGCTGCACATCTCGCGCGCTTCATTCCCGACGATGCCTCGCTGTTCATCAACCTCGGCACCACCAACGAAGAGGTGGCGCGTGCATTGCTGCAGCACCGCGGCCTGCGCGTGATCACCAACAACCTCAACGTGGCGGTGATGCTCAGCGCCAACCCGAGCTTCGAGGTGATTGTGGCCGGCGGTGTGGTGCGCGGGCGCGACCAGGGCGTGACCGGGGAGGCGACGGTGGAGCTGATCCGCCAGTTCAAAGTGGATTTCGGAGTGATCGGCATTTCCGGCATCGATCTGGATGGCGCCTTGCTGGACTTCGACTATCAGGAAGTGCGCGTGGCCCAGGCCATCATCGAGCACTCGCGGCAGGTACTGCTGGCCGCAGACCACAGTAAATTCGGCCGCAACGCCATGGTGCGGCTGGGGGCGATCGCCCAGATACACGACTGGTTCACCGACCGACCACCGCCGCAGGAACTGGCCGCGATACTGGCCGAGGCCGGCACCCGCGTGCATCTGGCAGACGCTGGCGGCGTCGGCTAA
- a CDS encoding gamma carbonic anhydrase family protein, producing the protein MTPIRSFLDHTPQLGARVYVDPACTIIGKVSLGDDVSVWPGTVIRGDVNHVQIGARTNLQDGTIIHVSHHSPFNKAGYPTVIGEDVTVGHGTILHACTIEDLCLIGMGACVLDGATVKHYGFVGAGAVVGPGKIVGEAELWLGNPARLARMLSDKEIESLHYSAHHYVRLKDQYLGVPSSS; encoded by the coding sequence GTGACCCCGATCCGTTCGTTCCTGGACCACACCCCACAGCTAGGCGCACGCGTCTACGTCGACCCGGCCTGTACCATCATCGGCAAGGTGAGCCTGGGCGATGACGTGTCGGTTTGGCCGGGCACGGTGATTCGCGGCGACGTCAATCATGTGCAGATCGGCGCACGTACCAACCTGCAGGACGGCACCATTATCCACGTCAGTCACCACAGCCCGTTCAACAAGGCCGGCTATCCGACCGTGATCGGCGAAGACGTCACCGTCGGCCACGGCACCATCCTGCATGCGTGCACCATCGAAGACCTGTGCCTGATCGGCATGGGCGCCTGCGTGCTCGATGGCGCCACCGTCAAACACTACGGATTTGTCGGCGCCGGTGCGGTGGTCGGCCCGGGCAAGATCGTCGGCGAAGCCGAGTTGTGGCTGGGCAATCCCGCGCGCCTGGCGCGCATGCTCAGCGACAAGGAAATCGAAAGCCTGCATTACTCCGCGCATCATTATGTGCGGCTCAAGGATCAGTATCTGGGCGTGCCCAGCAGCAGCTGA
- the glpD gene encoding glycerol-3-phosphate dehydrogenase, producing MGERYDLLVIGGGINGVGIARDAAGRGLSVCLCEQDDLAAHTSSASTKLIHGGLRYLEQYEFSLVGKALAEREVLLRLAPHIIWPLRFLLPHQPHLRPAWMIRAGLFLYDHLGGGKRSLPRSRQLSLRTHPVGQPLQESLRTGFVYSDAWVQDARLVVLNAMDAARRGATILTRTRCVGAWRDAGFWYAELEDRAGRRTVQARALANAAGPWAVSFLDNVAAVPHRHALRLVKGSHMVVPKLFDHDHAYIFQQPDRRIVFAIPYEHDFTLIGTTDVDYAADPASPKIDAAEVQYLCDAVNLYFQQQISSQDVVWNYSGVRPLLDDAEDNAAEVTRDYQLEVVADGAPLLNVFGGKLTTYRKLAEEAVDRLTHALGARKPAWTARGDALPGGEQRDIASLLERVRNAHPWLPAATAQRLVRNYGTCAEQLLGDAQDLAGLGTHFGADLYQAEVEYLRRHEWALTADDILWRRSKLGLRIDAAGRQRLEDYLQTQSVQQTDVVST from the coding sequence ATGGGCGAGCGGTACGATCTTCTGGTGATAGGCGGCGGCATCAATGGGGTCGGCATCGCCCGCGATGCGGCCGGCCGCGGCTTGTCGGTGTGCCTGTGCGAGCAGGACGATCTGGCCGCCCATACCAGCAGCGCCAGCACCAAACTCATCCACGGCGGCCTGCGCTATCTGGAGCAGTACGAATTCTCGCTGGTCGGCAAGGCGCTGGCCGAGCGCGAAGTGCTGCTGCGGCTGGCGCCGCACATCATCTGGCCGCTGCGCTTTTTGTTGCCGCACCAGCCGCATCTGCGCCCGGCGTGGATGATTCGCGCCGGCCTGTTCCTGTACGACCATCTGGGTGGCGGCAAGCGCAGCCTGCCGCGCTCACGCCAGCTGTCGCTGCGCACGCATCCGGTCGGCCAGCCGCTGCAGGAATCGCTGCGCACCGGCTTCGTGTATTCCGATGCCTGGGTGCAGGACGCGCGATTAGTGGTGCTCAACGCAATGGATGCAGCCAGGCGCGGCGCAACCATCCTGACGCGCACGCGCTGCGTTGGTGCCTGGCGCGATGCCGGGTTCTGGTACGCCGAACTCGAAGACCGCGCCGGCCGCCGCACCGTGCAGGCGCGCGCGCTGGCCAACGCGGCCGGGCCGTGGGCGGTATCGTTCCTGGACAACGTGGCCGCGGTGCCGCATCGACATGCGCTGCGGTTGGTCAAGGGCAGCCATATGGTGGTGCCCAAATTGTTCGACCACGACCACGCCTACATCTTTCAGCAACCGGACCGACGCATCGTGTTCGCCATTCCGTACGAGCACGACTTCACCTTGATCGGCACCACCGACGTGGACTACGCGGCCGACCCCGCCTCACCCAAGATCGATGCGGCCGAAGTGCAGTACCTGTGCGATGCGGTGAACCTGTATTTCCAACAGCAGATCAGCTCGCAGGATGTGGTGTGGAACTACAGCGGCGTGCGTCCGTTGCTCGACGACGCCGAAGACAACGCCGCCGAAGTAACCCGCGATTACCAACTGGAGGTGGTCGCCGACGGCGCGCCGTTGCTCAACGTGTTCGGTGGCAAGCTGACCACTTACCGCAAGCTCGCCGAAGAGGCAGTCGACCGGCTGACGCATGCGCTGGGTGCGCGCAAGCCGGCCTGGACCGCGCGCGGCGATGCCCTGCCGGGCGGCGAACAACGCGATATCGCCAGCCTGCTGGAACGTGTGCGCAATGCGCATCCCTGGTTGCCGGCGGCCACCGCACAGAGATTAGTGCGCAACTACGGCACCTGTGCAGAACAACTGCTGGGCGATGCACAAGATCTGGCCGGGCTCGGCACGCACTTCGGTGCGGACCTGTATCAGGCCGAGGTGGAGTATCTGCGTCGGCACGAGTGGGCATTGACCGCCGACGATATCCTGTGGCGCCGCAGCAAACTCGGTTTGCGTATCGATGCGGCCGGGCGGCAGCGGTTGGAAGACTATTTGCAGACTCAATCGGTCCAGCAGACCGATGTGGTATCTACGTGA